In one window of Gossypium arboreum isolate Shixiya-1 chromosome 4, ASM2569848v2, whole genome shotgun sequence DNA:
- the LOC108458060 gene encoding uncharacterized protein At2g39795, mitochondrial-like, with the protein MAFTSILRKTANSLAPLAIRLTRVQRSYHTCIFTALNHGLQSQHPTVNRFYPNTLHFSTAVDSQKSASDESLLRVIESEIQCAEESDEYDQAEGTPSEFPFKIEDTPGLQTITLTREYDGELIKVNVHMPDLVTGQGEADDDDDDDTEKPSKSNVPLVVNVSKKGGPSLEFNCTAYPDEITIDSLSVRNPNSEDELAYEGPDFYDLDENLQKAFHKYLEIRGIKPSTTNYLHEYMINKDGREYILWLKNLKKFIEE; encoded by the exons ATGGCTTTCACTTCCATTCTCCGGAAAACAGCTAACTCCTTAGCTCCACTCGCGATTCGACTCACCCGAGTCCAGAGAAGCTACCACACTTGCATCTTCACGGCCTTGAACCATGGCCTCCAGTCTCAGCATCCTACTGTGAACCGTTTTTACCCAAACACCCTGCATTTCTCAACGGCTGTTGATTCTCAAAAATCCGCTTCTGATGAGTCTCTTCTCCGAGttattgagtctgagattcagtGTGCCGAGGAGAGTGATGAATATGATCAG GCTGAAGGAACCCCAAGTGAATTCCCTTTCAAAATCGAAGACACTCCTGGGCTTCAAACCATAACATTGACACGAGAGTATGATGGTGAACTCATCAAAGTTAATGTTCACATGCCTGATCTTGTCACTGGTCAAGGCGAAGCGGATGATGACGATGATGATGACACTGAAAAGCCTAGTAAATCAAATGTCCCATTGGTTGTTAATGTCTCAAAAAAAGGCGGTCCGAGTTTAGAGTTCAACTGTACCGCTTACCCTGATGAGATTACCATAGATAGTTTGTCCGTTCGAAATCCCAACTCCGAGGATGAACTCGCCTATGAAGGCCCAGATTTCTA TGATTTGGATGAGAACCTGCAGAAGGCTTTTCACAAGTATTTGGAGATCCGAGGAATCAAACCGAGCACCACAAATTACTTGCACGAGTACATGATTAATAAGGATGGCCGGGAGTATATTCTGTGGTTGAAGAACCTCAAGAAGTTCATTGAAGAATGA
- the LOC108458463 gene encoding uncharacterized protein LOC108458463 translates to MDESSYWNRPTSHLLGSVPAVVNEESEASYGRRGGGGRGYQTLGPPTEGFDQQSQNNWKGVFSISSYTQYFDVDTDVVVNRLISSFYPAGGDFFNKIGANPDLYGLIWITTTLVFMLAAFGNCATYLIQKRTDRTTSWSFDVGYVNAAACGIYGYSLVVPVAFYFLLRYLGSNASLVRFLCMWGYSLSIFIPTAFLLLIPVEILRWIIILIAGTASSCFVTLNLTSYIGGSNDLRMMMIAAFLLQMALAIFIKAWFFP, encoded by the exons ATGGATGAATCTTCGTATTGGAATCGTCCTACTAGTCATTTACTCGGCTCAGTTCCC GCTGTTGTTAATGAAGAAAGTGAAGCCTCGTATGGCAGAAGAGGAGGTGGTGGCCGAGGTTATCAAACTCTTGGACCTCCGACCG AAGGATTTGACCAACAATCACAAAACAACTGGAAGGGAGTGTTTAGTATCTCATCATACACACAGTATTTTGATGTAGATACAGATGTTGTCGTAAACAGATTGATAAGTTCCTTTTATCCTGCCGGTGGAGACTTTTTCAACAAGATTGGCGCTAACCCTGATCT GTATGGGCTTATCTGGATCACAACTACATTGGTCTTTATGCTTGCGGCCTTTGGAAACTGTGCCACATACCTTATTCAAAAGCGCACTGATCGAACTACTTCTTGGAGCTTTGATGTTGGCTATGTAAATGCAGCAGCTTGTGGAATCTATGGTTATTCACTCGTGGTGCCAGTGGCATTTTACTTCTTGCTTCGATATCTGGGTTCAAATGCTAGCCTTGTACGATTTTTGTGCATGTGGGGTTATTCACTTTCCATTTTCATTCCAACTGCA TTTCTACTGCTTATTCCAGTTGAGATTCTCCGATGGATCATCATACTTATTGCCGGTACAGCCTCATCATGCTTTGTTACCTTGAATTTAACATCCTATATTGGTGGCAGTAATGATCTTAGAATGATGATGATTGCTGCGTTCTTGCTGCAAATGGCCCTTGCAATCTTTATCAAGGCTTGGTTCTTTCCATAA